A single genomic interval of Stieleria maiorica harbors:
- a CDS encoding DNA-directed RNA polymerase subunit alpha C-terminal domain-containing protein translates to MSTRIPLSRADEEARLRKERLDLSIAEMGLSVRTTNCLEETGILTVRDLLGATPKRLLSISNFGEKTLGEVYAALEELGFYRPSRRPQQPR, encoded by the coding sequence ATGAGCACCAGAATTCCACTGAGCCGTGCCGACGAGGAAGCTCGTCTGCGCAAAGAGCGTTTGGATTTGAGTATTGCTGAGATGGGCCTTTCGGTTCGCACGACGAACTGCCTGGAAGAAACCGGCATCTTGACGGTCCGTGATTTATTGGGCGCGACGCCCAAGCGGTTGCTGTCGATCAGCAATTTCGGCGAGAAGACTCTCGGCGAAGTGTATGCGGCGTTGGAAGAGTTGGGATTCTATCGCCCGAGTCGTCGACCTCAGCAACCCCGCTGA
- a CDS encoding CHAT domain-containing protein yields MMARFSSATPWPRLLSPLLLLVGLSLFDTGTARGQGAGLGPSLGREPMGSGYPSPEYYFALEVYRSGDLEKAMDAFDIAVSRTRKDINGHWIDAIPVFAMMGECQYRLGDLEGAMQSLDMSLKIAIRYRGWLGRPVWSEVLMSQFQMSPKQYLWPEANAVNRLPVTRTIKFYSGEQLTEATLAQGGVIEELNIKPIDAIEILRGLAIASYRRRIILGPLAEGDALATQLLDSTKYPAGLQLPIARNLIGAMRAAERFGAMQDERTVSDAAENATYNGGVHPISPITGLCAASALAGSDKPAAAIPLCLAVTNQAASMDYFEWVGEALQLAAGCATAKDAAVVQQAGQVAATNLLRKSRLAALHCLIASADAAVTAGDFASATARLGEAKAIAMRRDVLQPRLDAYGAYVAARLATRTATPGGNPNVTGPWEEGLSQIFNFATNSRIRKRSLISMPRLYQLQRVRLALGRNLDGQSADVLLASYADDPAIDVWRRDPVDAIAGVVADRDLLRLARLRTAASRESGQDVLARIEDLQAGRIRSQLPLGGRVMQVRALARMPDELLEKKIVEFRNAADKPIRDLRTAAKADLDAKPAAGADPAMVQAGLDRLEANAWAIALDRTVLPVVMPHALDDKQPASVLPDDVGILAFCQDGNLIHAVLCTKQKSTYWTIKGASRVAGEIAALSRGIGAAPSRGARLPEDDGWRDDAIKFRDRLIATGTGALLTGRLTGIKRLVVIPDALLWYVPFELLPTDERDAPLLGDSIDVVYAATPALAIYPTADKTTSPAIAVTAGKFFAPREAETNAMLVQTILDSIHAGAAVRLPGDAMIPTSQSGNVAGHLVVAEPTTPNPASVLDSPLAAYETSMRQGRLRSWLGFPPGTPGSVFLAGFRSNLDTSQGVSGHEIMHVIAALQYSGVRDVILSRWAVGGESTAILLREYVQELPFLGAPAALTRAKNVLRRSEISPLGEPTLSGSDQERETLTGDEPFFWSTYLHASPLN; encoded by the coding sequence ATGATGGCGCGATTCTCGTCTGCGACCCCTTGGCCCCGCTTGTTGTCCCCCTTGCTGTTGCTGGTCGGTTTGTCCCTGTTCGATACGGGGACGGCCCGTGGCCAGGGTGCCGGTCTGGGCCCCAGCCTGGGCCGGGAGCCGATGGGCAGCGGTTACCCGTCACCGGAGTATTACTTCGCCTTGGAGGTGTACCGTAGCGGAGACCTGGAAAAGGCGATGGACGCCTTTGACATCGCGGTTTCCCGCACGCGGAAAGACATCAACGGCCACTGGATCGATGCGATTCCGGTGTTTGCGATGATGGGCGAATGCCAGTACCGGCTGGGCGATCTGGAAGGTGCGATGCAGAGTCTGGACATGTCGCTGAAAATTGCGATCCGGTATCGCGGTTGGCTGGGCCGACCGGTTTGGTCGGAAGTCTTGATGTCGCAGTTTCAAATGTCGCCCAAACAATACTTGTGGCCCGAGGCCAATGCGGTCAACCGATTACCGGTCACTCGAACGATCAAGTTTTATTCGGGCGAGCAGCTGACCGAGGCCACCTTGGCCCAAGGCGGCGTGATCGAAGAATTGAACATTAAACCCATCGACGCGATCGAGATTCTGCGTGGCCTGGCGATCGCATCCTACCGTCGCCGCATCATCTTGGGGCCGCTTGCCGAAGGCGACGCCTTGGCGACACAGTTGCTCGATAGCACCAAGTATCCCGCGGGGCTGCAATTGCCGATCGCCCGAAATCTGATCGGCGCGATGCGTGCGGCCGAGCGATTCGGCGCGATGCAAGACGAACGCACCGTGTCGGATGCCGCGGAAAACGCAACCTACAACGGCGGCGTCCACCCGATCTCGCCGATCACCGGACTGTGTGCCGCGTCGGCGCTGGCCGGATCGGACAAGCCCGCCGCGGCGATCCCGCTGTGTCTGGCTGTTACCAACCAAGCCGCGTCGATGGACTACTTCGAATGGGTCGGCGAAGCGTTGCAGTTGGCCGCCGGCTGTGCGACCGCCAAAGACGCCGCCGTTGTTCAGCAGGCGGGTCAAGTCGCAGCGACCAATCTGTTGCGAAAATCCCGCCTGGCCGCGCTGCACTGCTTGATCGCATCGGCCGATGCCGCCGTCACCGCGGGTGACTTTGCCTCCGCCACGGCGCGGTTGGGCGAGGCCAAGGCGATCGCGATGCGCCGCGACGTGTTGCAACCTCGACTGGATGCTTATGGCGCCTATGTTGCCGCGCGGTTGGCGACCCGAACCGCCACTCCCGGCGGCAACCCCAATGTGACCGGCCCGTGGGAAGAAGGCTTGTCACAGATCTTTAACTTTGCAACGAACAGTCGGATTCGAAAACGATCGCTCATTTCCATGCCACGGCTGTATCAATTACAGCGTGTTCGATTGGCGCTTGGCCGAAACCTGGACGGTCAATCCGCCGACGTGCTGCTGGCCAGCTACGCGGACGATCCGGCCATCGATGTCTGGCGACGCGACCCGGTCGATGCGATCGCCGGCGTGGTCGCCGATCGCGATTTGTTGCGGCTGGCGCGATTGCGAACCGCCGCGTCGCGTGAAAGCGGCCAAGACGTTCTGGCGCGGATCGAAGACCTGCAAGCGGGCCGGATTCGCAGCCAGCTGCCGTTGGGCGGACGGGTGATGCAGGTTCGGGCACTGGCCCGCATGCCCGACGAATTACTGGAAAAGAAGATCGTCGAATTCCGAAACGCCGCCGACAAACCGATCCGCGACCTGCGAACGGCCGCCAAAGCCGACTTGGATGCCAAACCCGCTGCCGGGGCGGATCCGGCGATGGTCCAAGCCGGCCTGGATCGACTGGAGGCAAACGCATGGGCGATTGCACTCGATCGCACCGTATTGCCCGTCGTGATGCCGCACGCGTTGGACGACAAACAACCGGCATCGGTGCTGCCGGACGACGTCGGCATCCTGGCGTTTTGCCAAGACGGAAACCTGATCCACGCGGTGTTGTGCACCAAGCAGAAATCGACCTACTGGACGATCAAGGGCGCCAGTCGCGTCGCCGGCGAAATCGCCGCACTGTCGCGCGGGATCGGCGCCGCCCCGTCACGCGGCGCCCGGCTGCCCGAGGACGACGGCTGGCGCGACGACGCGATCAAATTTCGCGACCGTTTGATCGCGACGGGGACCGGGGCGCTGCTGACCGGTCGACTGACCGGCATCAAGCGGCTGGTCGTGATTCCCGACGCGTTGCTTTGGTACGTGCCGTTCGAATTGTTGCCGACCGACGAGCGAGACGCTCCGCTGCTGGGCGATTCCATCGACGTCGTGTATGCCGCGACGCCGGCGCTCGCCATCTACCCGACAGCCGACAAAACCACCAGCCCCGCCATCGCAGTGACGGCCGGAAAGTTCTTCGCGCCGCGCGAGGCCGAAACCAACGCCATGCTGGTGCAAACGATTCTGGATTCGATTCACGCCGGCGCCGCCGTCCGGCTGCCAGGCGATGCGATGATCCCCACCAGCCAAAGCGGCAACGTCGCCGGGCATCTGGTGGTCGCCGAACCGACGACGCCTAACCCGGCATCGGTCCTCGACTCGCCCCTTGCCGCATATGAAACGTCGATGCGTCAAGGCCGACTGCGATCCTGGCTGGGATTCCCCCCCGGCACACCGGGCAGTGTTTTTCTGGCCGGATTCCGATCCAACTTGGACACCAGCCAGGGCGTCTCGGGACACGAGATCATGCACGTGATCGCCGCCTTGCAATACAGCGGCGTGCGCGACGTCATCCTCAGCCGCTGGGCGGTCGGAGGCGAATCGACGGCCATCCTGTTGCGTGAATATGTCCAAGAGCTGCCTTTCTTGGGCGCCCCCGCCGCGTTGACCCGCGCCAAAAACGTGCTCCGTCGCAGCGAAATCTCGCCGTTGGGCGAACCTACCCTGTCCGGATCTGATCAAGAACGTGAGACACTGACCGGGGACGAGCCGTTCTTCTGGTCGACCTACCTTCACGCTTCGCCGCTGAATTAG
- the sucD gene encoding succinate--CoA ligase subunit alpha produces the protein MSILIDAKTKVICQGITGSAGKFHTLGCRDYGTQMVGGVTPGKGGQDVEGIPVFDTVEEAVAETGADATMIFVPPPFTADAILEALDAGIKVIAAITEGVPVIDMVRVYEKVRASDAVLIGPNCPGLITPGQCKIGIMPGYIHNPGKVGVMSRSGTLTYEAVWQTSALGLGQSTCVGLGGDPIVGTSFIDLLKQYQADDQTEAILMIGEIGGSAEEEAAAFVKEHVTKPVAAFIAGRTAPPGKRMGHAGAIISGGKGTATEKVAALEAAGITVAPTPADMGQAVVDAMKG, from the coding sequence ATGAGTATTTTGATTGACGCGAAGACGAAAGTCATCTGCCAGGGCATCACCGGCAGTGCGGGCAAGTTCCACACCCTGGGCTGCCGCGATTACGGCACCCAAATGGTCGGCGGCGTGACGCCCGGCAAAGGCGGCCAGGACGTCGAAGGCATTCCCGTCTTCGACACCGTCGAAGAAGCCGTCGCGGAAACCGGCGCCGACGCGACCATGATCTTTGTCCCCCCGCCCTTCACCGCCGATGCCATCCTGGAAGCCCTCGACGCCGGCATCAAAGTGATTGCCGCGATCACCGAAGGCGTGCCGGTCATCGACATGGTCCGGGTCTACGAAAAGGTCCGCGCCAGTGACGCGGTCTTGATCGGCCCCAATTGCCCCGGTTTGATCACCCCGGGCCAATGTAAAATCGGGATCATGCCCGGCTACATTCACAACCCCGGCAAAGTCGGCGTGATGAGCCGCAGCGGCACGTTGACCTACGAAGCCGTTTGGCAAACCTCCGCACTCGGGCTCGGCCAAAGCACCTGTGTCGGCTTGGGCGGTGACCCGATCGTCGGGACCAGCTTCATCGATCTGCTGAAGCAGTATCAGGCCGACGATCAAACCGAAGCGATTTTGATGATCGGCGAAATCGGCGGCTCGGCCGAAGAAGAGGCGGCCGCGTTCGTCAAAGAACACGTGACCAAGCCGGTCGCCGCCTTCATCGCCGGGCGAACCGCACCTCCCGGGAAACGCATGGGACATGCCGGTGCGATCATTAGCGGCGGCAAGGGCACGGCGACCGAAAAGGTGGCCGCCTTGGAAGCCGCCGGCATCACCGTCGCCCCAACCCCGGCCGACATGGGCCAAGCCGTCGTCGACGCGATGAAAGGCTAA
- the sucC gene encoding ADP-forming succinate--CoA ligase subunit beta yields MKIHEYQGKELFREAGVPVLDGIVATTPDEAAAAYEKLGGKIAVVKAQIHAGGRGKGTIIDNPEQHGVVLAKSADEARAAAAGLLGKKLVTIQTGPAGQTVGKVFVEAGCDIARELYLGIVLDRAAAKPVLMVSTEGGMEIETVAEKTPELIHKEHFDPAVGLEAFQVRKLCKKLGISGAAAKAAAKFMPAMCRFYVDYDCELAEVNPLVITGDDQMVALDAKINFDNNALYRHPGYAELRDMAEEEESEVRASAAGLSYVKLEGNIGCLVNGAGLAMSTMDIIKYHGGQPANFLDVGGGANTEQVTEAFRILLSDPNVKGVLVNIFGGIARCTTIAGALIEASKTVGFDVPLVVRLEGTEVEEGRKMLAASDVDVITATDITDAAKKIVAATGV; encoded by the coding sequence ATGAAAATCCACGAATATCAAGGCAAAGAACTTTTCCGAGAGGCCGGAGTGCCGGTCCTGGACGGCATCGTCGCCACCACGCCCGATGAAGCCGCCGCGGCGTACGAAAAACTCGGTGGCAAGATCGCCGTGGTCAAGGCTCAGATCCATGCCGGCGGCCGCGGCAAGGGCACGATCATCGACAACCCCGAACAACACGGCGTGGTGTTGGCCAAGAGTGCCGACGAGGCGCGTGCGGCGGCGGCGGGATTGCTGGGCAAAAAACTGGTCACGATCCAGACCGGACCGGCCGGCCAAACCGTCGGCAAGGTATTCGTCGAAGCCGGCTGCGATATCGCGCGCGAATTGTACCTCGGCATCGTATTAGATCGCGCCGCCGCCAAGCCGGTCCTGATGGTCAGCACCGAAGGCGGGATGGAAATTGAAACGGTCGCCGAAAAGACCCCCGAATTGATTCACAAAGAACACTTCGATCCCGCCGTCGGACTGGAAGCCTTTCAAGTCCGCAAACTTTGCAAAAAGCTGGGCATCAGCGGCGCCGCAGCCAAGGCGGCCGCCAAGTTCATGCCCGCGATGTGCCGCTTCTATGTCGATTACGACTGCGAACTGGCCGAAGTCAATCCGCTGGTGATCACCGGCGATGACCAGATGGTCGCCTTGGACGCGAAAATCAACTTCGACAACAACGCGTTGTATCGCCACCCCGGCTATGCCGAGCTGCGCGATATGGCCGAGGAGGAGGAGAGCGAAGTACGGGCCAGTGCGGCCGGGCTGAGCTATGTCAAACTGGAAGGCAACATCGGCTGTCTGGTCAACGGCGCCGGACTGGCGATGTCGACGATGGACATCATCAAGTATCACGGCGGCCAACCGGCCAACTTCCTGGACGTCGGCGGCGGTGCCAACACCGAACAGGTCACCGAGGCGTTCCGGATCCTGCTGTCTGACCCCAACGTCAAAGGCGTGCTGGTCAACATCTTCGGGGGCATCGCCCGTTGCACGACGATTGCCGGTGCGTTGATCGAGGCCAGCAAGACCGTCGGGTTTGACGTCCCGCTGGTGGTCCGACTGGAAGGCACCGAAGTCGAGGAAGGTCGCAAGATGCTGGCCGCAAGCGACGTCGACGTCATCACCGCCACCGACATCACCGACGCGGCCAAGAAGATTGTCGCCGCCACCGGGGTTTGA
- a CDS encoding UxaA family hydrolase, whose amino-acid sequence MPEFIRLHAQDHVAIATAPLDVGAVLEIDGRPIELASPIPSGHKFAIREILAGSPVLKYGQPIGIARHPIAVGCHVHTHNVRDHHTVAETIASTNPPADPPPLRRSFLGYHRPDGRIGTRNYVAVLSTVNCSATVCHKIVARFDAERLKRWPNVDGVFAASHTTGCALQYDGRKHQMIARTMAGYANHPNVGGRLMIGLGCEQNTPAYLGQHHGVVPLYAADGERLTRDDAVPTLTMQSEGGSQATIARGERMLEQVLDAANQSTRSTADASALCLAVECGGSDGYSGITANPAIGVVSDRVVACGGTSIISETTELYGAEHLLCDRSRSPEVAQKLIDLLHWWQQYVSYYGGELDNNPSVGNKAGGLSTITEKSLGAVSKSGSTALEAVYDYAQRVTAKGLTVMDTPGFDPASVTGKVAGGANLVMFSTGRGSCFGCKPSPVIKVASNSDLFQRMRDDMDLNAGQAIDGKSIEQLGDEFFEFALRVASGEKTASERNGFGDHEFVPWTVGPTL is encoded by the coding sequence ATGCCCGAATTCATTCGACTGCACGCCCAAGACCATGTCGCGATCGCGACCGCGCCGCTGGACGTCGGAGCGGTCCTCGAAATCGACGGCCGTCCGATCGAACTTGCCAGCCCGATTCCCAGCGGACACAAGTTTGCGATCCGAGAAATCCTGGCCGGGTCGCCGGTGCTCAAGTACGGTCAACCGATCGGGATCGCGCGGCATCCGATCGCGGTCGGTTGCCACGTGCACACCCACAACGTGCGCGACCATCACACCGTCGCCGAGACGATCGCGTCGACCAACCCGCCGGCAGATCCGCCGCCCCTGCGACGATCTTTCCTGGGCTACCATCGTCCCGATGGGCGTATCGGCACACGCAACTACGTCGCCGTCCTGTCGACGGTCAATTGCAGCGCGACGGTCTGTCACAAGATTGTCGCCCGCTTCGACGCGGAACGCCTGAAACGCTGGCCCAACGTCGACGGTGTCTTCGCCGCCTCGCACACCACCGGCTGCGCGCTCCAATACGACGGCCGCAAACACCAGATGATCGCTCGGACGATGGCCGGGTACGCCAACCATCCCAACGTCGGCGGTCGGCTGATGATCGGACTGGGGTGTGAACAAAACACTCCGGCCTACCTCGGCCAGCACCACGGCGTCGTTCCGCTGTATGCCGCCGACGGCGAACGCCTGACGCGCGACGATGCGGTCCCCACGCTGACCATGCAATCCGAAGGCGGATCACAAGCGACCATCGCCCGCGGCGAGCGTATGCTGGAACAGGTCCTCGACGCGGCCAACCAGTCGACACGCTCGACGGCCGATGCGTCGGCGCTTTGCCTGGCGGTCGAATGCGGCGGCAGCGACGGCTACTCCGGCATCACCGCCAACCCGGCCATCGGAGTCGTCTCCGATCGTGTCGTCGCCTGCGGGGGCACGTCGATCATCTCCGAAACGACCGAACTGTACGGCGCCGAGCATTTATTGTGTGATCGCAGCCGCTCGCCCGAGGTGGCCCAGAAACTGATCGACTTGCTGCATTGGTGGCAGCAATACGTGTCGTATTACGGCGGCGAGCTGGACAACAATCCGTCGGTGGGCAACAAGGCGGGGGGACTGTCCACGATCACCGAAAAATCTCTCGGCGCGGTTTCCAAGAGTGGCTCGACGGCGCTCGAAGCGGTCTACGATTACGCCCAGCGGGTGACGGCCAAGGGACTGACGGTGATGGACACGCCCGGATTTGACCCCGCCAGCGTGACCGGCAAGGTCGCCGGGGGAGCCAATTTGGTGATGTTTTCCACCGGCCGTGGAAGCTGTTTCGGTTGCAAGCCCTCGCCCGTGATCAAGGTCGCCTCCAACAGCGACTTGTTTCAGCGGATGCGTGACGACATGGATTTAAATGCCGGCCAGGCGATCGACGGCAAATCGATCGAGCAGCTCGGCGACGAGTTTTTTGAGTTCGCCCTCCGCGTGGCCAGCGGCGAAAAAACGGCCAGCGAACGCAACGGGTTTGGCGATCACGAATTCGTCCCCTGGACCGTCGGCCCCACCCTCTGA